The window GGCGAATTCCGTCCGATCGGCGTACTGCCGAGCAGGATTCTGCAGGTCGATAAGCAAAGCGCCGGACCGGGCGTCTATTTGAAGATTAAAGTTCCGGGCGCCGTGCGCAATCGCAACTGGGCGGCGGGCAGTTACATCAACGTTCAGTTTGATATCAATGGGAAAAAGGAGGTGCGACAGTACAGCCTGTTGCAACCAGGCCGCTCTTCCAACTTCTATGAAATTTTTGTAAAGCGCATTCCGGGCGGATGCGTGTCGAATCACGTAGCAACGTTGCAAAAGGGCGCCAGGATCGCCATCATCGGCGAGCCGCACTGTGAATTCACCCTGGCCGGCTATGAGCGCCCCAAGGTTTTTTTGGCCGGCGGCGCCGGCATTACGCCCATACTCAGTATGCTGGAAGATCTGGCTGACCAACAGTTTCGCGGCGCCCTGCGACTGTTCTACTTTGTCAGCGATCCTTCGCAGATCCTGCTGGCCGGACGGCTGGACAGGCTGCAGCGACGGCTGCCGGGTCTGCGCCTGGAGAATTGCTGCAGCAGTCTGGGCCAGCGCATTTCGAAGCCAATGCTATCTGCTGTGGCGCGCGAGCTGTCCGATGCCGAATACTACCTCTGTGCGCCAGGCGCTTTCATGCAGAAGGCGACGCGCTGGCTGGGGGCATTGAAGGTCAAAAGCGGGGATATCTATCAGGAACGTTTTGTGCAAAACGCGCCGCTGCGAAAAGTCCGAGCCAATTCCCGGAAGCATCGAGTGCAGCTTGTCGCCAGCGGGCGACAGTTAATCGTATCCGAAGGCCAGAGCCTGCTGGAGGCCTTGCGCGCTGCAGGGATCGAACACCCCTCGGGCTGTGAAAAAGGTTTGTGCAAGGCCTGTGAGTGCGCCAAACTGAGTGGAATCACCGTTCTCGACAATCGCAAGAACCAACAAACTTTGATTACGCCCTGCGTCGATCAGGCGCGTTCCGATCTGGAGCTGGCCCTATGAATTCAAGCAATGGAACGCAGCAGCGAACTCTGGATGCTGAGTACGACTATATTATTGTCGGCTCCGGCTTTGGCGGCAGCGTATCGGCCATGCGCCTGGCTCAGAAGGGCTATCGCGTGCTGGTGCTGGAGGCGGGCAAGCGCTGGCGCACGGAGGATTTTCCACGCACCAACTGGCGCCTGCGCAAATTCCTGTGGCGTCCTTCGTTGTTCTGCTATGGCATCCAGCGCATCGATATTCTCAATCATGTGATGGCGCTCAGCGGCGCGGGGGTGGGCGGCGGGAGCCTGGTCTACGCCAATACGCTATACGTTCCGCCCGATCGATTTTTTGAAAACGAAACCGTCCAGCAGCTGGGCGGCAAGGAGGCCCTGCTGCCCTTCTATTCCGTCGCTCAGAAGATGCTTGGCGTGGTGCAAAACCAGCATCTGACCGAAGTGGACCAGCTGATGCGCGAGACGGCGGGCGAGATGGGACGCGGCGAGAGCTTTGTCAGCACGCCGGTCGGAGTTTACTTTGGCGATCCAAAGCAACCGCCGACCGATCCCTATTTTGGCGGCGAGGGGCCTGAGCGCCAGGCCTGTAATTTCTGCGGCGGCTGCATGGTCGGCTGTCGTTTTCACGCCAAGAATACCCTCGATAAGAACTATCTATATTTTGCCCAAAAACTTGGCGCGGTAGTCCTTGCCGAAACGCAGGTCGAAGAGATCGTCGCGCTGGGCGAGGATGGTCATCAGGGCTACGAACTGCATACGTCAACGCCCACCGGTTGGTTTGGTTTGCCGCGCCGGCGCTTCCGTACGCGGGGCCTGGTGCTATCGGCCGGCGTGCTGGGCACCGTTAATCTGCTCTTGAAGATGAAAGAGCGGGGTAGACTGCCGCGACTCTCTGCTCGTCTGGGGCAACTGACGCGCACCAATAGCGAGGCCATCATTGCAGTGAAGGCCAGGTCGCACAAAGTGGACTATTCGCGGGGCATTGCCATTACTTCCAGCGTCTATGTGGATGAGCATACGCACATCGAGCCGGTACGCTATTCAAAGGGATCCGATGCCATGGGTAATCTGGTAACCTTGCTGACCGACGGCGGCGGAAAGATCCCTCGGCCGCTGCGCTACCTGGGCAACGTAGTCAGCAAGCCCATCCAGTTCTTACGCACCATCCATCCCTTTGGCTTTGCAAAGCGATCGATCATCCTCCTGGTCATGCAGACTCTGGATAACAGCATCAGCCTCATTCGTCGACGACGCTGGCTATGGCCCTTCCAGCGAACGCTTACCACCGCAGTAGCGCCAGGACAGGAGATCCCCACCTATATCCCCGACGCACATCGCTTCGCACGCATTCTGAGCCGGAAGATTGACGGGATTCCAGAAAGTTCTATTCCCGAGGTGCTGTTCAACATTCCAACGACGGCGCACGTGCTGGGCGGCGCCTGCATCGGCGCCAGCGCTGAAGAGGGCGTGATCGATCTGCAAAACCGCGTCTTCGGCTATCAGAACCTGCTGGTTTGCGATGGTTCGATGATCCCTGGCAATCTGGGCGTGAACCCCTCGCTGTCCATCACTGCCTTTACGGAGCGCGCCATGTCCTTTGTTCCGTCGGCCAATGGCGCGGTTCAATACTTTGATTTTGAACGGAAATGGAAAACCGATGGCATTGTAGGTCCGGCAGCTGCCCAGGGCGGAGCAATCGGATAATTTCGTCGCCGCTTGCCGCGGCGATGAAATCCGGGCGGCGCAACCGTGAGCAAGTCAACCCATCTGAAGCGGACCCCCTTTGCCGACCTGCTGGCCAGCATGCGCCGGCGCCGCAGGATCAGTCAGATGGATTTGGCGCTATCCGCCGGTCTGTCGACGCGACATCTGAGTTTTCTGGAAAATGGTCGCGCGCGTCCAACGGAGGAGTGCGTGCTCAAGATCTGCCGCGCCCTTGAGTTGCCGCTGCGCGAATCAAATTTGATGCTTGCTGCGGCCGGTTACAAGAATCGATACGCTGCATCGAGCCTCGAGGAGGCCAGGCTATCTGGCATCAAGGAGGCGCTGCAGATGATCTTGAGCAAACAGGAGCCCTTTCCGGCGCT of the Leptospirales bacterium genome contains:
- a CDS encoding GMC family oxidoreductase, producing MNSSNGTQQRTLDAEYDYIIVGSGFGGSVSAMRLAQKGYRVLVLEAGKRWRTEDFPRTNWRLRKFLWRPSLFCYGIQRIDILNHVMALSGAGVGGGSLVYANTLYVPPDRFFENETVQQLGGKEALLPFYSVAQKMLGVVQNQHLTEVDQLMRETAGEMGRGESFVSTPVGVYFGDPKQPPTDPYFGGEGPERQACNFCGGCMVGCRFHAKNTLDKNYLYFAQKLGAVVLAETQVEEIVALGEDGHQGYELHTSTPTGWFGLPRRRFRTRGLVLSAGVLGTVNLLLKMKERGRLPRLSARLGQLTRTNSEAIIAVKARSHKVDYSRGIAITSSVYVDEHTHIEPVRYSKGSDAMGNLVTLLTDGGGKIPRPLRYLGNVVSKPIQFLRTIHPFGFAKRSIILLVMQTLDNSISLIRRRRWLWPFQRTLTTAVAPGQEIPTYIPDAHRFARILSRKIDGIPESSIPEVLFNIPTTAHVLGGACIGASAEEGVIDLQNRVFGYQNLLVCDGSMIPGNLGVNPSLSITAFTERAMSFVPSANGAVQYFDFERKWKTDGIVGPAAAQGGAIG